The proteins below come from a single Aegilops tauschii subsp. strangulata cultivar AL8/78 chromosome 6, Aet v6.0, whole genome shotgun sequence genomic window:
- the LOC109781444 gene encoding serine/threonine-protein kinase Nek6, translating to MEQYEVVEQIGRGAYGTAYLVHHKAEKKRYVMKKIRLTKQNDKFQRTAYQEMSLMASLSNPYIVEYKDGWVDEGTSVCIVTSYCEGGDMAQRIKKARGVLFSEERVCRWFTQLLLALDYLHCNRVLHRDLKCSNILLTKDNNIRLADFGLAKLLMEDLASSVVGTPNYMCPEILADIPYGYKSDIWSLGCCMFEILAHRSAFKATDMATLVNKINRSSISPMPPIYSSSLKQIVKSMLRKNPEHRPTAGELLRHPYFQPYLAESINCSPIYLPVKPNKSNLGDKQSRKPSGGRKRVGKASGSSEALQAAAEQTSETRDSSTNYSDLSTVGTQNACILQMSVDPEARNKEELTAHVLSPQHVEENLAATTDGQIDETIRLKTIRTRSPVEAASVNSASQKLNEAPVPNEEMTIGVVQEHRKGVETESCQGVKQGMGDVDVVTEESSPVSTLKLGNAGSAPAEFDHLNIVQQRADALESLLEICAKLLEQERLDELAGVLRPFGEGAVSSRETAIWLTKSLMTPPKFGGSP from the exons ATGGAGCAGTACGAGGTGGTGGAGCAGATCGGCCGGGGCGCCTACGGCACCGCCTACCTCGTCCACCACAAGGCCGAGAAGAAGAG GTACGTGATGAAGAAGATCCGGCTGACCAAGCAGAACGACAAGTTCCAGCGGACCGCCTACCAGGAG ATGTCCCTCATGgccagcctcagcaacccctaCATCGTCGAGTACAAGGACGGATGGGTCGACGAG GGGACCTCCGTTTGCATCGTCACAAGTTACTGCGAAGGAGGTGACAT GGCGCAGAGGATCAAGAAGGCAAGAGGCGTCCTCTTCTCGGAAGAG AGGGTGTGCCGGTGGTTCACACAGTTGCTCTTGGCCCTTGACTACCTGCACTGCAACCGTGTGCTCCACCGTGACCTCAAG TGTTCCAATATCTTGTTAACCAAGGATAACAACATACGACTTG CTGATTTCGGGTTAGCAAAATTACTCATGGAGGATCTTGCCTCGTCG GTAGTAGGAACCCCAAACTACATGTGCCCAGAAATACTCGCGGACATACCTTATGGTTACAAATCTGATATATGGTCGCTTG GTTGCTGTATGTTTGAGATTTTAGCACACCGCTCTGCATTCAAAGCTACA GACATGGCAACCTTAGTCAACAAAATAAACAGATCGTCAATATCCCCAATGCCCCCAATATACTCATCGTCACT GAAACAGATAGTTAAGAGTATGCTGAGGAAAAATCCAGAACATAGACCAACT GCTGGGGAGCTATTGAGACACCCATATTTCCAGCCATATCTGGCTGAATCAATCAACTGCTCTCCAATCTACCTTCCAGTAAAACCCAACAAGAGTAACCTGGGAGACAAGCAGTCAAGAAAACCAAGTGGTGGCAGAAAGAGAGTCGGCAAAGCCAGCGGATCCAGCGAAGCATTACAAGCAGCGGCAGAGCAAACATCAGAAACAAGAGACAGCTCGACAAACTATTCAGATCTATCAACTGTTGGTACCCAGAATGCCTGCATTTTGCAAATGTCAGTGGATCCTGAAGCCAGAAACAAGGAAGAGCTAACAGCTCATGTTTTATCACCTCAACATGTAGAGGAGAATTTGGCAGCAACAACTGATGGACAGATTGATGAGACAATACGTCTTAAAACTATCAGAACCCGCAGTCCAGTAGAGGCTGCGTCGGTTAACAGTGCAAGTCAAAAGCTTAATGAGGCACCAGTACCAAATGAGGAAATGACGATTGGAGTGGTGCAAGAGCACAGGAAGGGTGTGGAGACAGAGTCTTGTCAAGGAGTAAAACAAGGCATGGGTGATGTAGATGTTGTTACAGAGGAATCATCACCAGTGAGCACGCTAAAATTGGGAAATGCAGGCAGCGCACCTGCCGAGTTTGATCATCTGAACATAGTGCAGCAGAGAGCTGATGCTCTGGAGTCACTTCTTGAGATCTGTGCAAAGCTACTGGAGCAGGAGAGGCTTGATGAGCTCGCAGGTGTTCTTCGACCGTTCGGCGAAGGAGCTGTGTCATCTAGAGAGACCGCGATATGGCTGACGAAAAGTCTCATGACTCCACCAAAGTTTGGAGGGTCCCCATAA
- the LOC141026030 gene encoding uncharacterized protein produces the protein MGLWNYSRKGKHDREAGYSSGRRRGSVKKEEPASPPRSSRRAPAPATFTIAARPAGERARQYLCADVCRRYWETRTPVSWSDVHLPNGWHLSADRVPIPPVPMGGRARRDEIKRRRRLLPDDLYYDDRYAPDSVLWDTWLQDEHDTRRASYFAGTVSGPRRP, from the coding sequence ATGGGGCTATGGAACTACAGCCGCAAGGGGAAGCACGACCGCGAGGCCGGCTACTCCTCGGGCCGCCGCCGCGGCTCCGTGAAGAAGGAGGAGCCCGCGTCACCGCCGCGCTCCTCCCGTCGAGCCCCCGCGCCGGCCACCTTCACCATCGCCGCTAGGCCCGCCGGCGAGCGCGCCCGGCAGTACCTCTGCGCGGACGTGTGCCGGAGGTACTGGGAGACGAGGACGCCGGTCTCGTGGAGCGACGTCCACCTCCCCAACGGATGGCACCTCAGCGCCGACCGGGTCCCGATCCCGCCGGTGCCGATGGGCGGCCGTGCGCGCCGCGATGAGATtaagcgccgccgccgcctcctccccgacGACCTGTACTACGACGACAGGTACGCCCCCGACTCCGTGCTCTGGGACACATGGCTCCAGGACGAGCACGACACGCGCCGCGCGTCCTACTTCGCCGGCACGGTGTCGGGACCGCGGCGGCCATGA